A section of the Scleropages formosus chromosome 16, fSclFor1.1, whole genome shotgun sequence genome encodes:
- the LOC108925719 gene encoding leucine-rich repeat LGI family member 2-like: MNHFPRQRRAAREREQANESQSLAARLSFPPFTADGAARERARSADVRAPARRRAAAGLRAARDLVPLQQHRARIPLTARARSLAPSLARSRIFAAPSKKMRHTVARCSLLAFALLCAAPAVLPKKGFRCPAACSCSKESMICVGSSSIPRVAPAEINSLSIVNGTFPEIKEAMFSHMPSLQLLLLNSNSFTAIKDDAFAGLPHLEYLFIESNKIETTTKHAFRGLRDLTHLSLANNNLKALPSDVFKDLDSLIELDLRGNEFECDCRAKWLMGWLKSTNATVSDVICAGPAVMKGKRLNDLASLRNECISTDFVLHQSLASESLSVDAFTYKNDIYVAVAAPNSESCMILQWDHIEMNFRTYDNITGQSIVGCKSVLIDSQVFVIVAQLFGGSLIYKFDEDQNKFSKFQDIEVSKISKPNDIETFQIADEWFFVIADSSKAGLSTLYKWNDNGFYSHQNLHEWFRDTDAEFVNMDGKAHLILASRSQSPVIYQWNKGTQQFVLHIEVPNMEDVVSVKAFRIKEELYLAMTRYIGDSKVLRWSGRQFTEVQALPSRGAMVMQPFSFKGRHYLALGSDYTFSQIHLWDAERKLFHRFKEVYIQAPRSFTPVSTDRDDFLLSSSFKGNTQIFKHIIIDLSL; this comes from the exons ATGAATCATTTCCCTCGTCAGCGGAGAGCAGCTCGCGAGCGCGAACAAGCGAACGAATCGCAGTCGCTCGCCGCGCGCCTCTCTTTTCCTCCCTTCACAGCGGACGGCGCGGCACGTGAGCGCGCGCGAAGTGCTGATGTCAGGGCTCCGGCGCGGCGTCGCGCGGCGGCGGGGCTGCGGGCTGCGCGCGACCTGGTCCCGCTCCAGCAGCATCGCGCCCGCATCCCTCTGAcggcgcgcgctcgctcgctcgctccctccctcgctcgctcgcgcatCTTTGCTGCGCCCTCCAAGAAGATGCGGCACACGGTCGCGCGCTGCTCCCTGCTGGCTTTCGCGCTGCTCTGCGCGGCTCCGGCGGTTCTCCCCAAGAAGGGCTTCAGATGCCCGGCCGCGTGCTCGTGCTCCAAGGAGTCGATGATCTGCGTGGGGTCCTCCTCTATTCCGCGGGTGGCCCCCGCCGAGATCAACTCGCT GAGTATTGTGAACGGGACCTTCCCGGAAATCAAGGAGGCTATGTTCTCCCACATGCCATCTTTGCAGCTACT GCTTCTTAATTCAAATTCCTTTACGGCCATAAAAGATGACGCATTCGCCGGCCTTCCACACCTCGAATATTT ATTCATTGAAAGCAACAAGATCGAGACCACGACGAAACACGCGTTCCGGGGCCTCCGGGACCTGACCCACCT GTCTTTGGCAAACAATAACCTGAAGGCCTTGCCAAGCGATGTCTTCAAAGACCTCGACTCCCTGATAGAGCT TGATCTCCGTGGCAACGAGTTTGAGTGCGACTGCCGGGCCAAGTGGCTGATGGGATGGCTGAAGAGCACCAACGCCACGGTGTCGGATGTCATCTGCGCCGGCCCCGCCGTCATGAAGGGCAAGAGGCTCAACGACCTGGCCAGCCTGCGCAACGAGTGCATCTCCACAG ACTTTGTCCTCCATCAGTCACTGGCTTCCGAGTCCCTCTCCGTGGACGCTTTTACTTACAAGAATGACATCTACGTGGCAGTTGCTGCCCCCAACTCAGAGAGCTGCATGATCTTGCAGTGGGACCATATTGAGATGAACTTCAGGACGTATGACAACATCACAG GGCAGTCCATTGTTGGGTGCAAGTCTGTCTTGATCGACAGCCAGGTGTTCGTCATCGTGGCCCAGCTCTTCGGTGGCTCGCTTATATACAAGTTTGACGAAGACCAGAACAAGTTCAGCAAGTTTCAGGACATTGAGGTGTCCAAGATTTCCAAACCCAACGACATCGAGACTTTCCAGATTGCCGACGAGTGGTTCTTTGTGATCGCCGACAGCTCCAAAGCGGGCCTGTCCACGCTTTACAAGTGGAACGACAACGGCTTCTACTCCCACCAGAACCTCCACGAATGGTTCCGTGACACAGATGCCGAGTTCGTCAACATGGACGGGAAAGCCCACCTCATCCTGGCCAGCCGATCCCAATCTCCGGTCATCTACCAGTGGAACAAGGGTACCCAGCAGTTTGTGCTCCACATCGAGGTCCCCAACATGGAGGACGTGGTGTCTGTCAAGGCCTTCCGGATCAAGGAGGAGCTCTACCTGGCTATGACCCGCTACATCGGAGACTCCAAAGTCCTCCGCTGGAGCGGCAGGCAGTTCACGGAGGTTCAGGCTCTACCTTCACGTGGCGCTATGGTGATGCAGCCCTTCTCCTTTAAGGGCCGGCACTACTTGGCTCTGGGCAGCGATTACACCTTCTCGCAGATCCACCTGTGGGACGCGGAGAGAAAGCTGTTCCACAGGTTCAAGGAGGTCTACATCCAGGCACCGCGCTCCTTCACACCCGTGTCCACAGACCGCGATGACTTCCTCTTGTCCTCCAGCTTCAAGGGCAACACGCAGATCTTCAAGCACATCATCATCGACCTGAGTTTGTGA